In Aquiflexum balticum DSM 16537, a single genomic region encodes these proteins:
- a CDS encoding RraA family protein, with protein sequence MKKTILLSIALLSCMVFTSYSQQISPTPDQIKMLTSQWTGERFADGRPKVSDDLLKRLEKLSMEESWGFLRNKGYNNQYENDWVIIDDDRVMTGRALTAQYMPLRTDVNDLVKEIGKKEGRTQAGGTNSWPIDKLVDGDIYVADGYGKIVDGTLIGDNLGNAIYAKTKKGVIFYGSVRDMAGLSAIDGFNGWVKGHDPSYIQQMMLTTINYPIRVGRATVLPGDAVLANKYGVVFIPAHLLADLVINGEFIMLRDQFGIQRLKEGKYTAGEIDSKWSETIVKDFLDWVNKKTDLPMSREELNNFLKDRNW encoded by the coding sequence ATGAAAAAAACTATTTTACTGAGTATTGCACTTCTGTCATGTATGGTGTTTACTTCCTATTCCCAACAGATCTCCCCTACTCCGGATCAGATCAAAATGCTGACTTCACAGTGGACAGGGGAACGGTTTGCTGATGGAAGACCGAAAGTATCAGATGATTTGCTCAAAAGGCTGGAAAAACTTTCTATGGAAGAATCTTGGGGGTTTTTAAGAAACAAAGGGTATAACAACCAATATGAAAATGATTGGGTTATCATCGACGATGACCGGGTGATGACCGGTAGGGCCCTGACAGCTCAATATATGCCCTTGAGAACTGATGTCAATGACCTTGTAAAAGAAATTGGCAAAAAAGAAGGCAGGACCCAAGCTGGAGGAACCAATTCCTGGCCGATAGACAAGCTGGTAGATGGAGATATTTATGTTGCTGATGGTTATGGCAAAATTGTAGACGGAACCTTAATTGGAGATAATCTTGGAAATGCTATTTATGCCAAAACAAAAAAAGGCGTTATTTTTTATGGATCTGTTCGCGATATGGCCGGATTGTCAGCTATTGATGGTTTCAATGGATGGGTAAAAGGTCATGATCCTTCCTACATTCAACAGATGATGCTTACCACAATCAATTATCCCATTCGGGTTGGTAGAGCAACCGTACTTCCAGGAGATGCTGTACTTGCTAACAAATATGGAGTTGTATTTATTCCTGCTCATCTTTTGGCTGACCTTGTCATCAACGGAGAATTTATCATGCTACGTGATCAATTTGGTATCCAAAGGCTAAAAGAGGGAAAGTATACTGCAGGTGAAATAGACAGCAAATGGAGTGAGACCATTGTAAAAGATTTTCTTGATTGGGTCAATAAAAAAACTGACTTACCCATGAGCCGAGAAGAACTGAATAATTTTCTTAAAGACAGGAACTGGTGA
- a CDS encoding mandelate racemase/muconate lactonizing enzyme family protein, whose translation MKNTLQDIINKTKATEKQYAAERLAEMNSVNTKANRRDFLKKTALGGMSLTALMGLSMEDTMAETTRNVRRASAPSDLKITDLRYCVTTVLGRTAIIRIDTNQGIYGLGEVRDGADPRYALMLKSRILGENPCNVEKIFKIIKQFGGQARQAGGVCAVEMALWDLCGKAYNVPAWQLLGGRYRDNVRLYADTPTGNTPEEQREKIKYRTETQGYSWLKMDVSINQVRNIPGTLNNTEILKQNSNQWQGGYMSYANTKHAFTGVQITEKGLDELAKIVHEVREMVGYEIPISTDHYGHIDYNNCIKLGRALEKYTLAWLEDMVPWQWTEQHKTITDALETPTTTGEDIYLLENFKDLIHNRAVDIVHPDLASSGGLLETKRIGDYAEEFGIAMAMHQAGTPVSFMANVHCAAATQNFLSLEHHSVDLPWWEDMVKTTGGDKMIVKGYAPVPLTAPGLGIELNDEVVKQHLHKSDSSYFAPTTEWDEKRSHDRTWS comes from the coding sequence ATGAAAAACACACTTCAAGATATTATCAATAAAACCAAAGCAACCGAAAAGCAATATGCGGCTGAAAGACTAGCTGAAATGAACAGTGTAAATACGAAGGCAAATAGAAGGGATTTTCTTAAAAAGACAGCTCTTGGAGGAATGTCATTAACTGCCTTGATGGGACTTTCAATGGAAGATACCATGGCAGAAACCACCAGAAATGTAAGAAGAGCTTCTGCACCCTCTGATTTGAAAATCACAGACCTGAGATATTGCGTCACCACGGTATTGGGTAGAACCGCTATCATCCGGATTGATACCAATCAGGGAATTTATGGTCTGGGTGAAGTTAGGGATGGAGCAGATCCGCGTTATGCGCTGATGCTCAAAAGCAGGATCTTGGGAGAAAACCCTTGTAACGTTGAAAAAATCTTCAAAATCATCAAGCAGTTTGGTGGACAAGCACGTCAAGCAGGTGGTGTTTGCGCAGTTGAAATGGCCCTTTGGGATCTTTGTGGTAAAGCCTATAATGTTCCGGCTTGGCAATTACTCGGTGGCAGGTATAGAGACAATGTCCGTTTGTATGCCGATACGCCTACTGGAAACACGCCTGAAGAACAAAGGGAAAAAATCAAATACCGAACAGAAACCCAAGGATATTCCTGGCTCAAAATGGATGTTTCCATCAATCAGGTCAGAAACATACCTGGCACTTTGAACAATACAGAAATCCTAAAACAAAATTCAAATCAGTGGCAAGGTGGTTACATGTCCTATGCCAATACCAAACATGCATTCACTGGCGTTCAAATAACTGAAAAAGGATTGGATGAACTTGCTAAAATAGTTCACGAGGTAAGAGAAATGGTGGGTTATGAAATTCCGATTTCCACGGATCATTACGGACATATCGATTATAACAACTGTATCAAATTAGGAAGGGCGCTTGAAAAATATACTTTGGCTTGGTTGGAAGACATGGTCCCATGGCAGTGGACCGAACAGCATAAAACAATTACTGATGCTTTGGAAACACCTACCACGACAGGTGAAGATATTTACTTGCTTGAAAACTTCAAAGATCTCATCCACAACCGGGCAGTTGATATTGTGCATCCTGATCTGGCATCCTCAGGAGGATTATTGGAAACAAAAAGAATCGGTGATTATGCAGAAGAGTTTGGCATAGCCATGGCCATGCATCAGGCAGGAACGCCGGTTTCGTTTATGGCCAATGTGCATTGTGCGGCAGCTACCCAGAATTTCCTTTCTTTGGAACATCATTCTGTGGATCTACCTTGGTGGGAAGATATGGTCAAAACCACAGGCGGAGATAAAATGATCGTAAAGGGTTATGCACCTGTTCCTTTGACTGCACCAGGTTTAGGAATCGAACTGAATGATGAAGTAGTCAAACAACATCTCCACAAATCAGATTCTTCATACTTTGCACCAACAACTGAATGGGATGAAAAAAGATCCCATGATAGGACTTGGAGTTAA
- a CDS encoding nuclear transport factor 2 family protein, whose translation MKILVLISFFNLLGFYAAFDESEKVAKAVQEFTKAVVDADESKFSTLLSDNLVFGHSNGNVQDKKAFIAEIISRNPLDYLTVEVENQKITISGNVAVVTHIYVATAENNAKEKVNIRIGNMMIWEKDKSNWKLLARQAYRLPQ comes from the coding sequence ATGAAAATACTTGTATTGATATCGTTTTTCAATCTTTTGGGATTCTATGCTGCTTTCGATGAATCTGAAAAAGTCGCTAAGGCTGTTCAGGAATTCACAAAAGCAGTAGTAGATGCGGATGAATCTAAATTTTCTACACTTTTGTCAGATAATTTGGTTTTTGGCCATTCCAATGGTAATGTTCAGGACAAAAAAGCCTTTATTGCAGAAATCATTAGCCGAAATCCTCTGGATTATTTGACTGTTGAAGTTGAAAATCAGAAAATAACCATTTCAGGAAATGTTGCGGTAGTAACACATATTTATGTGGCAACGGCGGAAAACAATGCCAAGGAAAAAGTGAATATCCGGATTGGTAATATGATGATTTGGGAAAAAGACAAATCCAATTGGAAATTGCTTGCAAGACAGGCTTATAGATTGCCGCAGTGA
- a CDS encoding bile acid:sodium symporter family protein, producing MLLAGILYLTDHSSFVGPLLILFFVLIGIGFRGFENLKGFTYTIMIFASVTAAMFYPVVFQEVGNYKLSGLIVPLLQIIMFGMGTSMSLKDFQGVVKMPKGVLVGVLCQFSIMPFIGYSLAKSSGFPPEIAAGLILIGCSPSGMASNVMSFLAKANLALSITITAITTMLAPFVTPVLMGWLAGEFVEVDVMKMVMDIVKIVIIPIGAGLLFNKYLGGKVKWLDAAMPLVSMIGIAVIIVIITAAGRDSLLNIGPLLILLVVIHNLSGYTLGYWAGKLFRMDERDCRTIALEVGMQNAGLASGLAKEMGKIATVGLAAAVFGPFMNITGSVLASYWHRKPPKDEIENKTFDHHSG from the coding sequence TTGTTATTGGCCGGAATACTGTATTTGACTGATCATTCAAGTTTTGTTGGACCACTTTTGATTTTGTTTTTTGTTTTGATAGGTATTGGGTTTAGAGGTTTTGAAAATCTCAAGGGCTTCACATATACCATTATGATTTTTGCCTCGGTTACAGCCGCAATGTTTTATCCTGTAGTATTTCAGGAAGTGGGAAATTACAAATTGAGCGGTTTGATTGTTCCTTTGCTTCAGATCATCATGTTCGGCATGGGGACTTCCATGAGTCTCAAGGATTTTCAAGGTGTCGTAAAAATGCCTAAAGGCGTATTGGTAGGGGTTTTGTGTCAATTTTCCATTATGCCGTTTATTGGATACTCATTGGCAAAAAGCAGTGGTTTTCCACCTGAAATAGCCGCAGGACTGATATTGATAGGATGTTCGCCCAGTGGCATGGCATCCAATGTGATGAGTTTTTTGGCAAAAGCGAATTTAGCGCTTTCTATCACTATCACAGCCATTACCACGATGTTGGCCCCTTTTGTCACACCCGTTCTGATGGGTTGGTTGGCGGGTGAGTTCGTGGAAGTTGATGTGATGAAGATGGTCATGGATATTGTCAAAATAGTAATAATTCCTATTGGAGCAGGTCTATTGTTCAACAAATACCTAGGAGGAAAAGTGAAATGGTTGGATGCGGCCATGCCTTTGGTATCCATGATTGGTATAGCTGTAATCATTGTAATCATCACAGCGGCCGGAAGGGACAGTTTGTTGAATATAGGTCCTTTGCTGATTTTATTGGTAGTCATCCACAACCTAAGTGGTTATACATTGGGCTATTGGGCGGGCAAACTTTTCCGTATGGATGAAAGAGATTGCAGGACTATCGCCTTGGAAGTTGGAATGCAGAATGCAGGGTTGGCTTCAGGATTGGCAAAGGAAATGGGTAAAATCGCAACAGTTGGATTGGCTGCTGCTGTATTCGGCCCATTTATGAACATAACAGGTTCTGTATTGGCTTCTTACTGGCATAGAAAACCGCCTAAAGATGAAATAGAAAACAAAACCTTCGATCACCATTCTGGATAA
- a CDS encoding ERCC4 domain-containing protein, with protein sequence MSKLIKSSYFYPLEVIIDDREPISLEKELLSRGNLLVQRKRLDVGDYIFDNDLLVERKTVVDFCASIKDGRLFKQASKLSKNKIPSMLILEGRQKDFNKTDFTTQAIQGVMVSISLGFKIPILRSKGIKETVSIMLQGFKQLTKDKLQDQRTYPRKGNFKKGKDQNLKQKIHVLEGFPGIGADRAKNLLDHFGSLKAVFNADFENLLNVPGLGRISANRFRDLLDR encoded by the coding sequence ATGTCGAAATTGATAAAATCATCATATTTTTATCCATTGGAAGTAATTATTGACGATAGGGAACCCATTTCTCTTGAGAAGGAACTGCTATCGAGAGGGAATTTATTGGTGCAGAGAAAAAGGTTGGATGTAGGGGATTATATTTTTGACAATGATTTATTGGTCGAAAGGAAAACGGTTGTTGATTTCTGTGCATCTATCAAAGATGGCAGGCTTTTTAAACAGGCAAGCAAGCTTTCAAAAAACAAAATCCCATCAATGCTGATTTTGGAGGGAAGACAAAAGGATTTTAACAAAACTGATTTTACAACCCAGGCCATACAGGGAGTTATGGTTTCTATAAGTCTAGGATTTAAAATACCAATCCTAAGGTCCAAGGGTATAAAAGAAACCGTTTCAATCATGTTGCAGGGCTTCAAACAATTGACAAAGGACAAGCTACAAGACCAAAGAACTTATCCCCGCAAGGGCAATTTTAAAAAAGGAAAGGATCAAAATTTAAAACAAAAAATCCATGTTTTGGAAGGATTTCCCGGAATTGGAGCAGATAGGGCAAAAAACTTATTGGATCATTTTGGAAGTCTCAAGGCAGTTTTTAATGCAGATTTCGAAAATCTTTTAAATGTTCCCGGGTTAGGAAGAATTTCTGCTAATAGGTTCAGAGATCTTTTAGATCGATAA
- the thiL gene encoding thiamine-phosphate kinase: MSEERTEISEIGEFGLIDHLNEKIIIKHISTIKGIGDDAAVIEAGDHVKVVTTDLLLEGIHFDLSYAPLPHIGFKAVAVNISDVAAMNAIPKQITVSIALSNRFSVEAVDALYAGINAAAEHYSVDVIGGDTTASRSGLVISVTAIGESKKESLSFRSGAKINDIICVTGDLGGALVGLQILEREKQVFLANPDMKPELEKYSYVTGRQLKPEARMDIVHELRELGVVPSSMMDISDGLASELFHICKASNVGVTIYEDKLPIDKQTFDTAVELNLDPITCVLNGGEDYELLFTIDQKDFEKLEKHPDIHFIGHVTKTEEGKYLVTKSGTAVQLKAQGWKHF, translated from the coding sequence ATGTCCGAAGAAAGAACTGAAATCTCTGAAATAGGGGAGTTTGGTCTGATTGACCATCTGAATGAAAAAATCATTATCAAGCATATCTCTACCATTAAAGGAATCGGGGATGATGCAGCAGTGATTGAAGCAGGAGACCATGTCAAAGTGGTGACGACTGATTTGTTGCTGGAAGGAATTCATTTTGATTTATCGTATGCACCTTTACCTCATATCGGATTCAAGGCAGTGGCAGTCAATATCTCTGATGTAGCGGCCATGAATGCCATTCCGAAACAGATTACAGTAAGTATTGCCCTTTCCAATAGGTTTTCGGTTGAGGCTGTTGATGCGCTCTATGCAGGAATCAATGCGGCAGCGGAACATTACAGCGTGGATGTAATAGGAGGGGATACCACTGCTTCGCGTTCAGGGTTGGTGATTTCTGTGACTGCAATCGGAGAAAGTAAAAAAGAATCCTTGAGTTTTCGATCCGGAGCAAAGATCAATGATATTATCTGTGTTACGGGAGATCTTGGGGGTGCATTGGTGGGGTTACAGATTTTGGAAAGAGAAAAGCAGGTCTTTTTGGCAAATCCGGATATGAAACCGGAATTGGAAAAATATAGCTATGTGACCGGCAGACAATTAAAGCCTGAGGCTAGAATGGATATTGTCCATGAATTAAGGGAATTGGGAGTTGTACCCAGCAGTATGATGGATATTTCCGATGGCTTGGCTTCCGAATTGTTCCATATCTGCAAAGCTTCGAATGTAGGTGTTACTATCTATGAAGATAAATTGCCCATTGACAAACAGACTTTTGATACAGCAGTGGAGCTGAATCTGGATCCGATTACCTGTGTTTTGAATGGGGGAGAGGACTACGAATTGTTGTTTACTATTGACCAAAAGGATTTCGAAAAATTGGAAAAACATCCGGATATCCATTTTATCGGGCATGTGACCAAGACGGAAGAAGGGAAGTATTTGGTGACCAAGAGTGGTACAGCTGTTCAGTTGAAGGCTCAGGGGTGGAAGCATTTTTAA
- a CDS encoding DUF5723 family protein yields the protein MNYLLKSASFLLLFVIFSPYGHSQSYIGNTMDNYSGVHSLLLNPAHVVGSKTKFEFNIFSASAFVGNDYLGVDFSNLRNIGDGFSFDSDVSKTPSDRNNFFGNADILGPSVMFRLNEKSSLGINTRVRTFFNIHNISGLFYESISDGFDSQSDFQANMEDLAGTIHAWGELGLTYGRIILDNESGRLKFGTTLKYLGGAGGLFTSSPQLSAAFNSNAGILTTGGTLDYGYTSGFDTENIEFTDFTGGFGADFGLVYELKSKDEFPVDSVYLPKPYKLRFGISILDIGSINYNGATEVSYDMNGTVDVVEFDEKDLEDLLNENFQGTEVIGNRSLGLPSSLQAFVDYNVSKKFFLSLHGAYSLRNSSTFRVSNIINTISVTPRFESKGISIYSPLSLRQYQSGIHWGIGFRSGPFMIGSGSVLSNLLSSSSKSTDVFIGFKVPIFKDKAQDLK from the coding sequence ATGAACTATTTATTGAAATCTGCTTCTTTTCTATTGCTGTTTGTTATATTTTCTCCTTATGGTCATTCTCAATCCTACATAGGAAATACCATGGACAATTATTCCGGAGTTCATTCCCTATTACTAAACCCAGCTCATGTGGTTGGGTCCAAAACCAAGTTTGAATTCAACATATTTTCTGCCAGTGCTTTTGTTGGTAATGACTATCTAGGTGTGGACTTCAGCAATCTCAGAAATATCGGTGATGGTTTTTCATTTGATTCTGATGTCTCAAAAACACCCTCTGATAGAAACAATTTTTTTGGAAATGCAGATATTTTGGGTCCATCGGTCATGTTCAGATTGAATGAAAAAAGCAGCTTGGGGATCAACACCAGGGTCAGGACATTTTTCAATATTCATAATATCAGCGGGTTGTTTTATGAAAGCATTTCTGATGGTTTTGATTCTCAATCTGATTTCCAAGCAAATATGGAAGACCTTGCAGGAACTATACATGCATGGGGCGAATTAGGACTTACTTATGGCAGGATCATTCTGGATAATGAATCAGGCCGCTTAAAATTCGGCACAACATTGAAATACCTGGGAGGTGCTGGTGGACTTTTCACTTCAAGCCCACAATTAAGTGCGGCTTTTAACTCTAATGCAGGAATCCTAACCACAGGAGGGACACTCGATTATGGATACACTTCGGGTTTTGATACGGAAAATATAGAGTTCACGGATTTCACAGGTGGATTCGGAGCAGATTTTGGGTTAGTATATGAGTTGAAGTCAAAAGATGAGTTTCCTGTTGATTCTGTTTATTTACCAAAGCCATACAAACTTCGTTTTGGGATTTCAATATTGGATATCGGTTCCATAAATTATAATGGCGCAACAGAGGTCAGTTATGACATGAATGGGACTGTAGATGTTGTAGAGTTTGACGAAAAAGACTTGGAGGACCTGTTGAATGAAAATTTTCAAGGAACAGAAGTAATCGGAAACAGATCACTTGGACTTCCTTCTTCTCTTCAGGCATTTGTGGATTACAATGTTTCCAAAAAGTTTTTCCTAAGTCTTCATGGTGCCTATTCACTTAGAAATTCCTCAACATTCAGAGTCAGCAACATCATCAATACCATTTCCGTCACCCCAAGGTTTGAATCCAAAGGAATCAGTATTTACAGTCCTTTGAGCTTAAGGCAATACCAGTCTGGTATTCATTGGGGAATTGGATTTAGATCAGGGCCATTTATGATTGGATCAGGTTCGGTACTGTCAAACCTCCTTTCAAGTTCCTCAAAAAGCACTGATGTATTTATTGGATTCAAGGTTCCGATTTTTAAAGATAAAGCCCAAGATCTCAAATAA
- the mce gene encoding methylmalonyl-CoA epimerase produces MRKIEHLGIAVRDLQKSNDLFKRLLGTAHYKTESVESEGVKTSFFQVGDTKIELLEATRTESPIAKFIEKKAEGIHHIAFDVEDIYTEMDRMKAEGFEILNDIPKEGADNKLVVFLHPKSTNGVLVELCQEKPKLH; encoded by the coding sequence ATGAGAAAAATCGAACATTTGGGAATAGCAGTCCGGGATCTTCAAAAATCAAATGATTTGTTCAAAAGATTGTTGGGTACAGCACATTACAAAACCGAAAGTGTAGAAAGCGAAGGAGTAAAGACTTCTTTTTTTCAGGTTGGTGATACCAAAATCGAACTTTTGGAAGCAACAAGAACAGAAAGTCCCATAGCAAAATTTATTGAAAAAAAGGCTGAAGGAATTCATCATATCGCTTTCGATGTGGAAGATATCTATACTGAAATGGATAGAATGAAAGCAGAAGGATTTGAAATACTGAATGATATTCCAAAAGAAGGTGCTGATAATAAATTGGTGGTTTTTTTACATCCCAAATCTACCAATGGAGTTTTGGTGGAACTTTGTCAGGAAAAACCAAAACTTCATTAA
- a CDS encoding HesB/IscA family protein has product MIIVSEKAKERILELKKEEGRTENENIRVSVKGGGCSGLMYDLGFDGNLIETDHVFEDKGVKIIVDRKSLLYLAGTTLEFSDGLNGKGFQFVNPNASRTCGCGESFSV; this is encoded by the coding sequence ATGATAATCGTTTCGGAAAAGGCAAAAGAAAGGATCCTCGAATTGAAAAAAGAAGAAGGAAGGACAGAAAATGAGAACATTAGGGTTTCTGTGAAGGGTGGCGGATGTTCAGGTCTGATGTATGATCTGGGATTTGACGGGAATTTGATTGAAACCGATCACGTCTTTGAAGACAAAGGTGTCAAAATAATTGTTGACAGAAAAAGTCTGCTGTATTTGGCAGGTACTACATTGGAATTTTCTGATGGATTGAACGGAAAGGGTTTCCAGTTTGTCAATCCCAATGCTTCAAGAACCTGCGGTTGCGGTGAAAGTTTTTCTGTTTAA